Genomic window (Verrucomicrobiia bacterium):
GGCGTTGATCACGGCGCGCGTTTGGACCTTGAAGGCGGTGCCGGTCAATTGATCGGTGAGATCCGCTTCCCACCCTCGGGAACGGGTGGCGGCGGTGAACCGGGCGTAATTCAATACCGTAGCGCCGTGCCGCGCGGCCGAACGCAAGGTGTCCAAGACCAGGCGCGCGTCGTTGGTGAAACCGTCGTAATAGCGAACCGCGCCCGTTAAATCGGTCTGAGTCAGGGCGGGCACCAAGGCGGCCAGCGCCGCCCGATTCAGCCAGGTGGATTTGCCCAGATTGCGGCCGCCGCAGAGTAAATCGTAAATTTTCACTCCGATTTTTAACTGCCATAACACCCAGTGTTTGTTGTGGCGATAAGTCGGAAAAATGAAGGGTAAGGGCGCGGCCAGATGCGGCGCGATGTGGTGAATGATTTTTTTCTCCACGCTGGCTTCATGCACCAGACCAACGCGACCCTGGGCCAGATAGCGCAGGCCACCGTGGAGCAGACGGCTGGAACGGCTGCTGGTGCCAAAAGCGAAATCGGCTTGTTCCACCAAACCGATTCGCAAACCGCGCATCGCGGCGTCGCGGGCGATACCGGCGCCGACGATGCCGCCGCCAATCACCAAGAGGTCCAGCGGAGTTTTAGTTAACGCTCTAAGCGCTTCGGCTCGTTTCGGGTAGGGGGTGGTCATCATGGAAATCCAAATCAGCGTTGCGCGTGGGCGACTTGAAGCTGCGCCCCGAACTCGGTCAGGGAAGGAACGATCAAAGCGGGTTGGGGCAAATGGCGGTGCGCCTGTTCGCGCGTGGTTTCCCCGGTAAGCACGAGGACTCCGAAGGCCCCAACGCGGTGAGCCATCGCCAGGTCTGTGTAAAGACGGTCTCCCACCATCGCCAGTTCATTGGCGCGCAATTGATGCTGGCGCAGGATGCCTTGGAGCATCGCGGGGTCCGGTTTGCCCAACACCGCTGCGGGTGGCTGGCCGGTGGCGCTTTCAAGCGCGGCGCAAATAGCGCCGCAATCCACCAACACGGTGGGTTGATCCGTGGGACAAATGCGATCCGGGTTGGTGGCAAAGTACGGCTTCCCCTGTTTGATCCACCAGGCCGCGCGACAGAGGCGGGGGTAGGTGAGCGTCAGATCAAACCCCACCACCACGGCGTCGGGTTCGGCGTCGGGACGATCGGGTAGCAATTCGAATCCGGCCTGGGTGAAAGCGGCGGCCATGCTTTCCGTACCCAGAACGAACAGCCGTCGGATTTTGGGAAAGCGTTCCCGCAAAAATCCAATCGTCGCCTGGGTGGACGTATAGAGTTGCCGGGCCTGCGCGGCAATACCCATGTGCCTCAAGTGATCAAGGTAATCCGTGATATTTTTCGAGGGGTTATTGGTCAGGAAAGTGTAACCAATTTCCAAACGATCCAGTAGTTCCAGAAACGGCTTGGTGGTCTTAAACAGGGTGCCGCCGCTGTAAATTGTTCCATCCATATCCAGAGCCACATGACGCACTTGTCGCAATTGCGCGGACAAGTTTAGCACGGGTGGCGGGGTTGGATTATGGGCGGCGGCGGCAGTCGTCATTCAAACAGATACATTTTGCGTTTACAGCTTAACTAAGCGCGGCAACAGAGGGAAGTCTGTTGCCGCGCCCGGGTAAAGTTTTTTCCTTATTTTTCCAATCGGAAAAACTGCGTTCCCGTGGCCGGCAGGGTGACCACATTTTGGTCGCCCTCAACCGTCGGCGTTGCTGCCACATCAGTCCAATTGACGGAAGGCAGACTGGAACTGGTCTTCAAACCAAAACCCGTGGCACTGGCCGGCCAGGCGATGCGGATATCAGAGCCAACCCGAGTGATCGTCAGAGTCGGAGAGACGACTGCTTCGCCGATGGTGCCTCGCACCCGGGGGCCGTTCACGCGGCCCAAGGCAACTGTATTACTATCGGCGGTGCTGGTATTCCCCCAACCGTAGAGACGGAAGGTGATGGTGACGGGGCCGTTCAATCCTTGCAGCGCTTCGATGATGGATAGATCAATTGTCGGGATGGGATCTCCGGGACTGCTCCCAGTATTGGGACGACCGGGGACATCACCGATAATCCACTCGTATGGCTCCACACGCTCCCGTGCGGTGCCGCTGGTGCGGCCTTGGTACTTAAAGGTTGAGGTATTGATTCCCAACTCACTCCAAATCAAGCCCTGCGGCAGGATCGTAATGCCGTCGGTGGCAAAGCCGTCCAAGCTGTATTGCCATTCGAAATTGAGCGCGGCGTTTGCCGCCGAACGGCGCAAGGACGCGTCCAGTGAGTCCAGTGACAGGGCGGTACCCGCCTCGACCGTGATCGAGAATTCAAAGTAATCGCCACGCGCGATCGCATTGGCGCGGTTGGGAGTTGATGGTTCATAGCTCGAACTAGGATTATTCCAATGATCCGCAGAAAAGGCGGCGCCCAAGGAAGCGGCGGTGAGGCCCGGGCCGCGCGTAAGATTGGCGACCGTCAGATGCTCCGCCACTCGAGTAGGCTCAGCGGTTTCAGTGATGCCGCTTAACCCGGTGAAATCCCATTCCACCACAAAATCGGGAGCGAAACGGACCACGAAACTGGTGGAGGTTTGTGAATCGCCAGACGTCGCGGTGATCGTGATGGTGGTGTCACCCAAGACATTGGGTTGCGGTGTGACGGTGACGGTTCGCGCTGAATCGGCTCCGGAAAACGTGATATCAGCATCCGCCACCACGCTTTGATCGGAGGAGAAACCCGCAAACTGCCAGTCGTTCGGGTCGCCGGGCAGATCAAACACGGTGAAGTCAACGACCGCGGCCAGATTTGAGGTAGTGATTTGCGGGAAAATATGGGAAAGCGTTGGATTCCCGACCACCGTCAACGCGAAGCAGGATTCCGTGATCTTGTTGCCGCCATCTTTGACGCGGATGGTAATGATGGTGGATCCGATCTGGCCACTCGCCGCCGTGGCGGTGATGGTGCGTTGTCCATCGCTACCGCCCAAAGTCAGGGCGCTCAACAGGGAAGGATTGGAAGCACTGGCGGTTACTTCCAAATCACCCAGCGCCGTTTCGCCGTCATAAATATCGAAGGTCAGCGCATCGGTGGATTGGCTGCTCAAAATGGATTGATCTTCAATCACGCTTACGTACGGCGGCTGGTTCATCGGGTCCAAGTTGTCGCCCGTCACCGTAACCATGTCGAGCCAGAGCGTGCCGCCGGTGCCGTAATTGGAGGTCACCCGGTTGGCGACATAGCCATCATTACCGGAGCCGGTCGCGGTAGATTCGAATTCACTGACGAGGCGGATCCCAAAGTCAGGATTATTATTGGCGCCGGAGATAGTGCTGAAGTCAGCGTTCAAGCCCATCACCCAGGCGGGGGTGCCGTCATCCACCCCAAACCCATCCAGTGAACTGGCGGTCGTGATCGAGTCGGAATCAATCCAATCGGTGCCATTCAGGGTGTACTGCCAGCGCCAATAGCGGCTGGCCGTGGCGCTGTTTTCCTGATCCCAGGTGATGCGAATATTTTCATAGCCCGAAGTGTTGACATGAAATTGCGCCCCGGCGGTTTTATTGTTCGCTGTCGCCGTGGGAAATCCGGTGCCAGCCACGCCGGTAAGCGAACCCAGTCGCCAGTGCGTGTTGTCCAAGGTGTTGGGATCCGAGGAGCCTGTGGTGGCGGACACTTGCCCATATTGTTGCCCCACACCGCCGATCGCTTGGGCGGGGAAACCGATTTGATCGTTTGGACGTAACGTGCCAAGACCCGGAGCGTCAAACGTGACGCTGTTGAAGTCCCATTGACGAATGGTGTCGGCGGAGGCGGTGAAGTTCACCACCGCGGTGCCGAGCAGCAGGAGCAGGAGTTTTTTCATAAGTTTTTTATGCGGGGATGTTGTGTGTTTACGTTAGTTAGTTGGTTATTGACCGGTAGATCAGGGAGAAGCTACGCGCGCCGTGCCTTGGGAAAGATTCCAGGCGTTTAACCAGTTGGCGCGTTTTACAAATTCGGCGTGCCCGTCGCAAAAACTCATCTGGCTGCCGTCCAAGCCGTGGTTGTCATCCTGGTCGGGAAAATTGCTATTATCTCCTTTTGACAAAACCGGCGTTAGGGCTTTTCCAGTATCCGAGTCCACCATCAGGAACACCGCGGATGGTCCGGGGCGTCGTCCCGCCAGAAACGGGTGATTGGCCCGGATCGTAAATGAGTTTACGCGACTTTCAGTCTTCTTTGGATTGGGAATGTTGCTGCCGGTGAACAAGCCAAACACCTCGTAACTGAGTCCGAAAAAATTCGGCTTTTCGGCTAGCACTATCAGGTCGCCAACCACTTTTTCCGTGGTGCCGGGTTTGGTGATCTGATATTCGCTTCGGACTTTGTGTTTGCGCGCCGCGGGACAGGTGAAGCTGCCCAAGGTAGGAATATACCGAGGATAGAGATAGGACAGGTCATCATCAGTTGAGGCGCGATCGGCATCCTCTGTAACCTTCTCCAATTGCTTTGGATACCAAGTCGGGGCGGTAAAATGTCCGTTGAAATCCGACGCATACATGGTCGAGGCGAGCGCCATTTGCTTATGATTATTCAAACAACTGATACGGTGCGCTTTCGCTTTGGCTTTGGCCAACGCCGGCAGCAGCATGGCGGCCAGGATGGCGATGATTGCAATAACCACCAACAGCTCGATCAACGTGAAGGCCGGGTCGGCGGAGGCGACCGGAGGCTTGGGGTGGGTCCAACGTGCTAATCTCATGGCTGATCTGCCGTTCACAAAGCTGGCTGCAATAGATTGGTCTTTTTTCTCTTCACCCGCCAATTCCCGATCCATTTAAGAAAATTGTCCGGGCCATTGAATTGCTTAACGCTCTAAGCTAGGAGGAAACCTTCGTTTCCGTCAATAGTTTTGTTCAAATTCGGCAAAAACCGAACGTTGCGAGCGTAAGCGACTGGCGGTAATTCGAGCATGGTTCGCAGCGAATTTTGGCGTTCTTCGAGTCGCCGGTGCCTGGCAACATGCTCTTCCAAATTCAAGTCGTGCCGTGACCCGCGACGGTCAGTGCCCGGATTGCCGCGATGGTTAAGTGAGGAAATCGCGTTCCAAGGATTCCGCCAGCCGCGCCACCGATCTCATGAGTGCGCCACGACGCTCGATTTCAGCTTCGTCCGCGGCCAGATCAATGGGTCGGGCCATGATGGCGGCGTAGCGTTGGTTGAGCGGAGCGCCTTCATCGTGGTTACCCAGCTGGCGGACCAGCTTGGTGACTTGGGCAACGTGGCGTTTTGCCGTTGCGATTTTTTTCAAAGCGGTAGCCGGAGCGGTTTCACCGGTCTGCACGCGCTTCAACAGTCCACAAACAAAAGTGGCGCAACGTCGGGGGCGATTTTCGTAAATGCGGCAAAGCCCATCCACGTAAAGCGAGCAGGGTTGCGCGAACGCGGTTTTACGACCCTTGCGAAACAGCGTTACGCCTTCCTGAGTCAACAACTTCTGGTTGTCGCCGCGCTGCAATTCCACATCACCGAACAGCACGCCGTTGCAGCACAAACCGCATTGCGGGCAAAGTTGGCGAACGGCTTCGGCTGGAGGGAGGGGAGGCATTTCAAGTGAGTTGCCAGCCCGGCAAAATGTCCTCGTCCAGCGTGAACGATCCGGGGGCGTGAAGTAATTTGCGTTCCGCCAAAATTCCCACCATGGCGGCATTGTCGGTGCAAAGTGATTTTTCCGCCAGGCGCAGGCGCAGTTGATGTTTGGCGCAGGCGCGGCTTAGTTCGGTCCGCAAGTGTTGGTTGCACGTGACGCCGCCCGAGGCGGTGACGCATTTCACGCCGAGGCGCGTTGCGGCCTGAATGGTTTTCTTCACGAGGACTTCGACGATGGCGCTTTGCACGCTGGCGCATAAATCACGCAGCGCCGCTGCGTCTTCCAGCAAACCGGGGCGATCACGCAAGAAATAGCGCACGGAAGTTTTGAGGCCGCTGAAACTAAAATCGTCGTTGTCATCGTGGAGCAGTGGACGGGGAAAATTAAAAGCCCGCGAATTTCCGGAGGCGGCGAGCCGATCAATCACCGGTCCGGCGGGGTAGGGCAAGCCCATTAGTTTGCCGGTTTTGTCGAAACATTCCCCGGCGGCGTCGTCAAGCGTTCCGCCAAGGATGCGGTGTTTCAGTTCGGACTCAACGTGGACGAGCAGCGTGTGGCCGCCGCTGACGATGAGCGAGACGTTGGGTTCCAGTTGATCGAATTGGGCCTGCGGCGGATTCCCGACGATCCACGGCGAGTACAGATGCGCTTCGTGATGATGAATTCCGACGAAGGGTTTGCGCCGGATGAAAGCCAGGGCTTGACCCGCGCGGAAACCCACCAACAGCGCGGTCGGCAAACCGGGGCCACGCGTCGCCGCAATCGCATCCAGCTCGTCAAACCGCACTCCGGCTTCGCGCACGGCGGTTCGCGTCACGGGCAGGAGATTGCGCAAATGTTCGCGCGCGGCCAGTTCGGGGACGACGCCGCCGTACTCGGCGTGCAGTTGGATCTGTGACGCCACCACGGCTCCCAGCACCGCGCCATCACGGATGACGGCCGCACTGGTTTCGTCGCAGGAAGTTTCAAGCGCCAGTAAGAGCACCAGAGCAGAATGGCTTAAGGCGGTGATCAGGACACGCTTTTCCTCGAGGCGCGGTCAAGGGCGACCGTCGCGTGCCGCCACCTGGCTTGTTTTCGAGGGGGCGTCGGAATCATTGCGTGCCGTGAACAGTAAAATGCCTTTTAATACGTCTTCCGCCCGTTCCAATTGGCGGTCGTGCGCGTCCCGCAACCGATTTTGCTGCGCCTCGGGGGCGGCGGCGATTCCGCCCGGCGCCATCCGCATGCGGGAGAATTCCTCATCCGTGTCCGACATGGGCACCACGAGGTCGGGTGTGATGCCGTGCTCATGAATCACCTTGTGACTCGGGGTGTAGTATTTGGAAGTGGTCAGTCGCAGCGCCGCGCCGCTTTCGAGTGGTAGAATCTCCTGCACCGAGCCTTTGCCAAACGTTTTTTCGCCGATGAGAACCGCTTTGCATTTGCCGGTGGCCGCGTAATCTTGCAGGCAGCCGGAAACGATCTCCGCCGCGCTGGCGCTGTTGTAATTGACCAGAACGGCGAGCGGCAGATCGCGATAGGCCCCCGCCCGCGTGGTGATCCGGCGTTCCTTCTTGTTATTGCGGCCTTCGGTCGTAACCACGAGCTGGCCGCGCGGCAAAAAGCGTTCGCAAACTTCAACCGCCTGATCCAGTAACCCGCCCGGATTATCGCGCAAATCCAGAATCAAAGCCTGCATGCCGGCGGCCCGTAGTTTGCCCAGGGCGCGATCCAGCTCGGCGCTGGCGCGATCGCCGAATTGCGTCAGGCGCACGTAGCCGATTTTTCCTTCCAGCAACGGATATTCCTGTTTGCCGTTCACGTCCTTGGTCATCGCGACGTTGATCACCGCGCGGGTCAGTTCGTATTCCTTGGTTTCACCAGTGGCGGGTCGGAGCAGCGTCAAACGCACTTGGGTGTCTGGTTTGCCGCGCAGCAACTGCACCGCGTCTTCGGTGGACATGCCTTCGGCATTTTCGTCGTTGATTTTCAATAACCGGTCGCCCGCCTGGATGCCGGCCCGAAATCCAGGCGTGTCGTCAATGGGAGTCACGACCGTAATGAAACCGTCGCGGCTTTGAATCACCACGCCCAAGCCGCCGAACTGGCCTTGCGTGTCATCCTGCAAATCTTTGAAACGGTCGGGCGTCAGAAATTCGCTGTGCGGATCCAGCGTGTTCACCATGCCGCGCAACGCGCCATAGACCAGTTCCTGATAGGTCAAATTCGTGCCATCCACGTAATCGCGCCGGACCTTTTCCAAGACGTAGGAAAACAGTTCGAGATTCGGGTAAGCCGAGTCTTTTTGCGTCGCGGTGGCGTTGGCGAAGTACACTTGAGCCCCGAGCGCGAGGTTCAAAGCCAGGACGACAATGGCTACTCCGTAAATCAGACGTTGCTTCATAATGCCAAATTTGCAGGGAAAATAGGTTTGGAAACCGGTCTTGGCAAGCGCCTGCCGCAATGACTTCTGCCTTGTTCATAAAATAGTTTTAACAAACTTCGGTTTCTGGTTGTCAAACCCACGGTTTCTAATTATTTCATACCCATGCGTTCTCCCAATAAAACAACGATGATAAACCGACGACAATTTTTGGCGACCACTGCGCTCGCGGCGGCCGCCGGCCCCGGGCTTTTGACCGGCTGCGCGGCCACCACCAAGCCGCGCCCCGCTCCCTCAGGCCGAATTTCCATGGCCATGATTGGCGTGGGCTGGCAGGGCGGCAGTAACATGGGCGGCTTCCTGAACCATTCCAATTGTCAGGTGGTGGCGGTTTCCGATCTGGATCAAAAGCATTTGCAGGACGCCATCAATACGGTTAACGCGCATTACAAAAACCAAGACTGTAAAGGTTACCACGACTATCGAGAACTGCTGGCCCGACCCGATATTGACGCCGTGATGATTGCGACGCCGGATCACTGGCACGCACTGGTGGCCGTCGAAGCTGCCAGCCAAGGCAAGGATATTTACGGCGAAAAACCGCTGGCTCGGACAATTGCCGAACAGCAGGCCATCGTCAAAGCGGTGCAGAAAAATCAGCGCATTTGGCAGACTGGTTCGTGGCAGCGCTCCGAGCAACATTTCCAATACGCCGCCGAGATTGTGCGCAACGGGCTGATTGGGAAAATCAAGCGCGTCGAGGTGGGGCTGCCCTCGGGACATTCCGATTTTGCGAAGACCAAGGACAAGGTGAATATCAGCCAGCCACCGCCCGAATTGGATTACGATTTCTGGAGTGGTCCTTCCTTGAAGCTGCCGTACATCGAAGCACGGGTCCACAAAAACTGGCGCTGGAACTACAATACCGGCGGCGGACAACTGCTGGATTGGATTGGCCATCATTGCGATATCGCGCATTGGGGCATGGATTGCGATCGGAGCGGACCTTCTGAGATTGAAGGTTACGGCGAGTTTCCGTCCAAGGACGCTGTGTGGAACACCTGCACCAAGTATCGGCTGACCGCCAAGTATCCGAACGACATCGAGATGATCATTGCTGGAGGACATCCGGATATTCGGTCCGGCACGAAATGGATCGGCACGGACGGTTGGGTCTGGGTGGATCGCGGGAATTCACTCGAGGCATCAAACAAGCAATGGGAGGAGTCGCGGCGATTGCCCGATTCATTGC
Coding sequences:
- a CDS encoding HAD-IIA family hydrolase, giving the protein MTTAAAAHNPTPPPVLNLSAQLRQVRHVALDMDGTIYSGGTLFKTTKPFLELLDRLEIGYTFLTNNPSKNITDYLDHLRHMGIAAQARQLYTSTQATIGFLRERFPKIRRLFVLGTESMAAAFTQAGFELLPDRPDAEPDAVVVGFDLTLTYPRLCRAAWWIKQGKPYFATNPDRICPTDQPTVLVDCGAICAALESATGQPPAAVLGKPDPAMLQGILRQHQLRANELAMVGDRLYTDLAMAHRVGAFGVLVLTGETTREQAHRHLPQPALIVPSLTEFGAQLQVAHAQR
- a CDS encoding prepilin-type N-terminal cleavage/methylation domain-containing protein, which codes for MRLARWTHPKPPVASADPAFTLIELLVVIAIIAILAAMLLPALAKAKAKAHRISCLNNHKQMALASTMYASDFNGHFTAPTWYPKQLEKVTEDADRASTDDDLSYLYPRYIPTLGSFTCPAARKHKVRSEYQITKPGTTEKVVGDLIVLAEKPNFFGLSYEVFGLFTGSNIPNPKKTESRVNSFTIRANHPFLAGRRPGPSAVFLMVDSDTGKALTPVLSKGDNSNFPDQDDNHGLDGSQMSFCDGHAEFVKRANWLNAWNLSQGTARVASP
- a CDS encoding YkgJ family cysteine cluster protein, yielding MPPLPPAEAVRQLCPQCGLCCNGVLFGDVELQRGDNQKLLTQEGVTLFRKGRKTAFAQPCSLYVDGLCRIYENRPRRCATFVCGLLKRVQTGETAPATALKKIATAKRHVAQVTKLVRQLGNHDEGAPLNQRYAAIMARPIDLAADEAEIERRGALMRSVARLAESLERDFLT
- the tsaD gene encoding tRNA (adenosine(37)-N6)-threonylcarbamoyltransferase complex transferase subunit TsaD is translated as MLLLALETSCDETSAAVIRDGAVLGAVVASQIQLHAEYGGVVPELAAREHLRNLLPVTRTAVREAGVRFDELDAIAATRGPGLPTALLVGFRAGQALAFIRRKPFVGIHHHEAHLYSPWIVGNPPQAQFDQLEPNVSLIVSGGHTLLVHVESELKHRILGGTLDDAAGECFDKTGKLMGLPYPAGPVIDRLAASGNSRAFNFPRPLLHDDNDDFSFSGLKTSVRYFLRDRPGLLEDAAALRDLCASVQSAIVEVLVKKTIQAATRLGVKCVTASGGVTCNQHLRTELSRACAKHQLRLRLAEKSLCTDNAAMVGILAERKLLHAPGSFTLDEDILPGWQLT
- a CDS encoding S41 family peptidase; protein product: MKQRLIYGVAIVVLALNLALGAQVYFANATATQKDSAYPNLELFSYVLEKVRRDYVDGTNLTYQELVYGALRGMVNTLDPHSEFLTPDRFKDLQDDTQGQFGGLGVVIQSRDGFITVVTPIDDTPGFRAGIQAGDRLLKINDENAEGMSTEDAVQLLRGKPDTQVRLTLLRPATGETKEYELTRAVINVAMTKDVNGKQEYPLLEGKIGYVRLTQFGDRASAELDRALGKLRAAGMQALILDLRDNPGGLLDQAVEVCERFLPRGQLVVTTEGRNNKKERRITTRAGAYRDLPLAVLVNYNSASAAEIVSGCLQDYAATGKCKAVLIGEKTFGKGSVQEILPLESGAALRLTTSKYYTPSHKVIHEHGITPDLVVPMSDTDEEFSRMRMAPGGIAAAPEAQQNRLRDAHDRQLERAEDVLKGILLFTARNDSDAPSKTSQVAARDGRP
- a CDS encoding Gfo/Idh/MocA family oxidoreductase, whose amino-acid sequence is MAMIGVGWQGGSNMGGFLNHSNCQVVAVSDLDQKHLQDAINTVNAHYKNQDCKGYHDYRELLARPDIDAVMIATPDHWHALVAVEAASQGKDIYGEKPLARTIAEQQAIVKAVQKNQRIWQTGSWQRSEQHFQYAAEIVRNGLIGKIKRVEVGLPSGHSDFAKTKDKVNISQPPPELDYDFWSGPSLKLPYIEARVHKNWRWNYNTGGGQLLDWIGHHCDIAHWGMDCDRSGPSEIEGYGEFPSKDAVWNTCTKYRLTAKYPNDIEMIIAGGHPDIRSGTKWIGTDGWVWVDRGNSLEASNKQWEESRRLPDSLRKVKLYESRDHIGNFLDCVKSRQPTITPVETAHHSATPGHLGLIAMLVGRKIRWDVRKEQIIGDAEASKLLTRPYRSPWKLAGV